A segment of the Eubalaena glacialis isolate mEubGla1 chromosome 14, mEubGla1.1.hap2.+ XY, whole genome shotgun sequence genome:
aaccggcagcgcagccaaaaaaaattttttttaaattaagaaaaaaaaaaaaaggttacacaCTATATGATTTTATTCacataacattctttttttaatgaattaattaatttatttattttatttttggctgcgttgggtcttcgttgctgcgtgtggggtttctctagttgcggcgagcggggactactctttgttgcagtgcacgggcttctcactgcggtggcttctctttgttgcagagcacgggctctaggcacgcgggcttcagtagttgtggcacgtgggctcagtagttgtggctcctgggctctagcgcacaggctcagtcattgtggcgcaagggcttagttgctccgcggcgtgtgggatcttcccggacaagggatcgaacccatgtcccctgcaatggcaggcagattcttaaccgctgcgccaccagggaagtcccacataacattcttgaaatgacaggTTGCCAGGGACAGATGGGGCCGTGGGAGTGGGAGATGGGCCATCTTCCCGAGGGGGTATTTTCCCTTGATCATCTGCACAAAAACTTTATTGCAACTTTATCCACTGCACTATCAGATCATTATgatttggtggggagggggggagcagCAGTGGCTATAAAATGGCATCAGGAGAGATCCTGtgggatggaaatgttctgtatcttgactgtgtcAATGGCAATACCCAGGTTGTGACAGTATACTATGgttctgtaagatgttaccattggggaaaaCTGGCTAAAGGACACACAGGATCTATCTcactattatttcttacaactgcatgtaaaCCTACAATAATCTGTAAACAAAAAGTTTAATCAGAAATGAAGGCAACACATGCCTCTTGTAACAAGTAAAACAATAGTCTGTGGTCAATCTCTTTCCCTACCCGtcccattccctccctcttgagatAACCATGCAAACTCACTGCTCATACAAACAGGCATGCATTTAATACTTTTTGTTTACTGTATCAAAATGGGATCATACATACTACATATTACCCTGCAGCCTACCTTCTTCACCCATCATCCCTATATCAtagagagcttaaaaaaaaaaaaaagttcttaagtGCGAAGCTGGATGGCAGGTATAGAAAAGTTTCTGACTAGGGCAAATCTGACAAATGTTTACCGTGCTAATGTGCCATAGCTGAGCCAGGTGCATTCAGTGAGAGCACAATATACAAGTAGCATTCTAAAGAGATCTGCAAAGAATGCAAGGTCTTCAGCAGCTCTTCGAGGATCCCATCCCCCTCTCTGCCTCCTCCATGGAACCATCCCATGGAGGTTTAACAGTTTAACTCCATTTGCCCCCTCCTGCTGTTTGTGCTTTTGTTGTATATTTCTGTTCTACATCTCCACAAgacattattattgtcatttatttataaaacaacatataaatataaaggTGTATGTACCTgggtatatgtacatgtatatattaaaaacacacacacactttaagtgctctttgttctttcctgcagttctgttcttttttttttttctttgggggGGGCAAGTTTTTATATTGGTCAAGTTCTGTACTACTAGAAATATAAGATTTGAGAAGACAAATGAGACTTGAGGATTATCTGTGGAGCTTATCCTCATTCTCCTGCTGACGCATTATGTGTTTATAATTTGAGAACTGCAGATAAATACAAACTGGTCTTCTCCATACTTGCTCACTAAGGAATGCCTCATTTCTAGGAAACGTCTATttcaaggaaaggaaacaaacaaaaacacctagTGCATGAGATgattaaaaggtacacattttATAGCCTGAGTTCGAGAAAAAAATTACCCAAGAAACGGCCTTTTTCCCTAGGAGCCAGCTTCTACTAGGGGAGTCTAGGGTTCtctaggcaaagaaaaaaaacttgccAGTTTAAACAGAATAACAGAAACGTTCAGCCAATCAAATATACAGAACTCATCACTTGCAGTGAGGAATGAAAGGCCTGtatcaacagaaaaaataaatggcacaGGCAACGTCtggaacagaaaacaaacaggaaatactttaaaaagccaaaattgcaaagacagattaacagggtATGAAATTACACGCTGGGCAATGCACCGGTTAAAGGAAAAGAGGCGCACACCAAGTCTGAAGTCTTAAGAATTCGGTGTTTAACACTACTTCTGCATGCTGCCCAGCAGAAAACTCGGGTCCTGGCTTAATCCACAACGCACACTTCATTTAAGGAGGTGAACTGCTTGGTCTGACTCAGTTTCTTATTCTGTAAAATGAATGCAACACAGCTGTCGTGAGTCCCCAAAGAATTCTGCACAAACGCTTTGTAACTCCAAAGTGCTGTGCAAATCAGAGCAGCCCTTCTCTCCTTCACATTCGTTTGACTTAGAATTTCAGAAGTTTACCTGAAAATATAGACGACTCGGAAGCAAGGGACTGAAAGTGGCCCACACAGGTGGACAGAAATGCAGAAACTGGAGCACCCCATACAAACCACAAGAGAACACGTTCACGTGCACACGTTATCAGTAACAGAAAACGCCACCGGTATCAACCGTAAACCACTGAGAGGACCAGCAACGACATGTGTCCAAATCCAGCCGGCAGCACAGCCTCGTCGGCGGCAGTGCCTTAAACACAGCTCCCCGCACTCCGCAGCCTAACAAGAGCCACTTTTTCAAAAAAGCTTAGCAACTTGCCAAGCACACTGGCGTAGTTCACCTTTTTTAATTGCTAAGCAAACATGCAGGGTAGATGAGACAATCAAGGGAATGTTCAGCCTTCCTCAAAAGTAAGATCCAGGAAATTCACGTTTTGCTTGAACAGTTTCATGTCTCAAGCTGATCACAAACCTCTGTTTGATGTTGTTTTGTCGCTGCTGGCCAATGAGCCCGGGAAAGAGAACGAATTCTTTCAAACAGGGAGGGCTCTCTGCACTCTTCAGCTAAACCAGCGAGGCTTTACCACCGTCACGTTTAAAATAATGAGGACGCCGCCTCGATGGAGTTTACCGGGCTGCGCTAATCACGAGGGGCCTCGGGCGCCCAGGGCGGGTCCCAGCGCCGGTGGCCGCGGGACCGGACGCCCTCCCCGGGACCCCCCCAGGACCCCCTCCCCGGGACACGGCCGCGGGACAGGACGCCCCCCAGAACCCCTGCCCAGGACGCAGCTGCGGGACAGGACGCCCCCCAGAACCCCTGCCCGGGACGCGGCCGCGGGACacgaagctcccccctccccaggaagccctccccaGAGCGCGGGCCTCGCCGCCGTCACGCGGCACCCGCCGCGCTCACCGCGGGCCGGGAGCCCCCTCAGGCCGACtggcccccgcccgccgcccggcCTCCCTCCGGCCCGCGCCGCCCGCCGCGCTCACCGCGTTCTTCTTCTGCACCATCTTGTCCATCTTCTTGGCAATGCGGACCACCTCGTCCTCCATGGCCCCGGCAGGCCTGCCCCGCGCCGGGCCGCGGGGGACGGGAAACgagcggggcggcggggcggcgggTGAGCCCAGGCATCGGCGAGGGCCCTCAGCAGGCCTGACCGAGGCGCTTCCTCactcgcggcggcggcggcggcggcggcggcggcggcggcggcggcggcggcggcggcggcggcggcggcggcggcggcggcggcggcggcggcgctccTCCGCCGCAGGCAGCGCCAATCGAGCtcccagctctgttctttttttctttttttttttttggaattttgagatttttttcatttgaagtaAATCTTAATGCTATTAAATTCACAAATATGCTAATTTAAATACCCAATTCTATTATCTAAAACACACATTGCAAACATACAAATATGTATTCTCTCCACATGTCAGAGCCCATTCATTTCATGGTTTGGAAATGGGGAGAATAGATCCCCTTAAACTGCAAGTCAGCAGGTGTTTCTTTACAGTTAACTTTAGCAAAATTcatacaaaatattaattaacAATGATCTTCTTTACTTGTTAACTCACAAGGAAACACCTTCAAAACTGCATTTTGTTAAAGTTTCTGTACTAAAATGTAGAAAAACTGAACTACACAaatattgaaaagttaaaaattccttaattttttattcCTGGTACCACTACCACAATTTACAGGGCAATATACCTGatgtaatgaaaagaaaaagaaaaagacaaagctaCAACAGATAAAAGACCTCAGGAATGTACATCTAATTGACACGACATTGCATTAATCAATAGCTGCACTTTTTGCAAACTGTGGCTATGACAGTCCTGAACAAGAAGGGTTTCCTGTTTAAGCTGCAGTAACTTTTCTGACTATGGATCATCGTTCCTTCTGTGGCAGATTTTTTACAGTTCCTCTAATGCATTTGGGACGACTGTCTCAAAGTAACCTGCAGCTTTCCTGACAACGCCTCGCTCTCTCTCCTGCTAAGAACTGtagcccttttcttctgagtttttagAACCTTCTGCTACCATATCCACCACTTCCACCACCAGATCCATAGCCACCACCATAGGGACTTCCCGAGCTTCTTCCACCAAAACTGCCCCCCTTCATGGGTCCATAATTTGGTTGCTGTTGTCCACTATAATTTCCAAAATCATTAtagctcccaccaccaccatagtTACCTCCAAAATTTCCTCCTTCATTGTAACCATCATATCCTCCACCACCGCCACCATATCCACCATCTTGGTTTCCATATCCTGGTCCACCACCACCATAGCCTCCTCTACTACTGTAACCAGGACCACCGCCATAATTACCACCGTCGCCTCCAAATCCGTTATATCCACCATTACCTCCTCCATAACTACCTCTGctgccaccacctccaccaccatagCCTCCTCTTCCACCAAAGTTTCCACCACGGCCAAAGTTACCTCCACCACTTCCAAAGTTTCCTCCACGACCCATAAAGTTGCCAGATCCACCTCCACGACCTCTTTGTGATCCAGCAGATTGCATTTCTTGTTTAGAAAGGGCCTTTTTCACTTCACAATTATGCCCATTAATAGTGTGGTATTTCTGAACAACAATTTTATCAACTGTATCATGACCATCAAAAGTTACAAAAGCAAATCCTCTCTTTTTTCCACTCTGCCTGTCTTCCATAACTTCTATGGTTTCAATCTTGCCATACTTTTCAAAGTAGTCTCTCAAATTATATTCTTCTGTATCTTCTTTAATACCACCAACAAAAATTTTCTTCACTGTTGGATGGGCACCAGGCTTCACAGAATCCTCTCTAGAAACAGCTCTCTTTGGTTCCACTACATGCCCATCAACCTTGTGTGGTCGAGCACACATTGCTGCATCCACCTCTTCAACCCAAGAGTAAGTCACAAAACCAAAGCCCCTGGAACGTTTTGTTTGGGGGTCTGTCATCACCACACAATCTGTAAGTGTGCCCCATTTCTCAAAATGTTCTCTTAAGCTATCGTCTGTAGTTTCAAGGCTCAGACCACCAATaaacagttttctcaactgtTCTGGTTCCTTTGGATCATGGCCCTCCTCCCCCTGGTGGCGGCGGCGACGGCCGGAGTCGGGCTGGGGGCGACCGGGCGGCGGTTTTACCTTCATTTTGAGACCGGACTCGCCTCTTCCAACTCGAGTTCATTATGGGACCGATAGCCCAGCTCTGTTCTATGTTGGGCCATTTTACTTCAGCCTAAAAAAATTTCTTCTAGTATTCCCTAAGGTCTGCTGGGgatcagttttcttatttttcatttatctgtatttgatttttttaaattgattccaattttctgttgagattttccatatttttatctaTTAATCCCCATCTTTTACTCTCAATATAGTCATTTTAAAGTTCTGTGCTAACTCCAGAATCTGAATTCCCTCTAAATCAATTtttcttggttattttttttgtcttaatttttagtCACTTTTTCCTGCTTCAGGAATTTCATAATTTTTGATTGTGTGCTGGACATGGTGAATAAAAAATTCATAGAGACTGAAGATGCTATTACTTTGCACCAGAGAAGATTTACCCTTTTCTCTGTTAATCAGAGTGGCTCATCATTTCAGTCATTTCAGGAATTTTACTAGGTCAGAACTGGGTTGGAGCTTTAGTTGTCTCATCCTACCTATGATTTTTCCTAATTTGTGGCCTCCCTGGATTTTTGCTGTAAGCCTGACAGGTCTTTGATTCTTCAATAAATACAGTCAGTTATTGACTTCAGTCTTTCAGATGTTTGAATTC
Coding sequences within it:
- the LOC133074651 gene encoding heterogeneous nuclear ribonucleoprotein A3-like — protein: MKVKPPPGRPQPDSGRRRRHQGEEGHDPKEPEQLRKLFIGGLSLETTDDSLREHFEKWGTLTDCVVMTDPQTKRSRGFGFVTYSWVEEVDAAMCARPHKVDGHVVEPKRAVSREDSVKPGAHPTVKKIFVGGIKEDTEEYNLRDYFEKYGKIETIEVMEDRQSGKKRGFAFVTFDGHDTVDKIVVQKYHTINGHNCEVKKALSKQEMQSAGSQRGRGGGSGNFMGRGGNFGSGGGNFGRGGNFGGRGGYGGGGGGSRGSYGGGNGGYNGFGGDGGNYGGGPGYSSRGGYGGGGPGYGNQDGGYGGGGGGYDGYNEGGNFGGNYGGGGSYNDFGNYSGQQQPNYGPMKGGSFGGRSSGSPYGGGYGSGGGSGGYGSRRF